The following proteins come from a genomic window of Phaeodactylum tricornutum CCAP 1055/1 chromosome 19, whole genome shotgun sequence:
- a CDS encoding predicted protein, with amino-acid sequence MREKSAFFRKPRSRSAVGVASSEGHKSEQSPQPEQEGMAWKDERNSSDAPTSTSNQTIRMSDNHTAMSSATAAKLVEEMMMKQIDICTTTGSILQALDTKGDIYETTQALLVQQESIAKTFATMVHKLIDTTSQQEQIIREHEDRRRTLEEHVQRTAEGLRYRSTQVKTLEDRIEEQQEELVKLYKENRRNASRAAAKTSGSSSSNSSSSSTNSSVITKATIPNVKPDASKLVKTAKNDEPVPTSVVATGMAAKVVLAKVATPPIPAAANVTTKNLRADLSKKNSELEVMKSKLNDSQFLLQAYKERCEKLEATSKTGKTRAPRSTLPSTLMEKTVSVEKKASDGPTHKTASPRTSKPVSAKDSKTSPLARLAGGFRSTRSKKSESGTVRNRTHTSVRSSPLDTSLSSTEEEGEYDLDEGDAGFDNDSVNLSLYCV; translated from the coding sequence ATGAGGGAAAAGTCTGCATTCTTTCGCAAGCCCCGTTCGCGGTCTGCCGTCGGCGTGGCGTCGTCCGAAGGACACAAAAGTGAACAATCACCACAACCCGAACAAGAAGGAATGGCTTGGAAAGACGAGAGGAATAGTTCCGACGCGCCCACGAGTACTAGTAATCAAACCATCCGGATGAGTGACAACCATACCGCAATGTCGTCCGCAACGGCTGCCAAgttggtggaagaaatgaTGATGAAACAAATCGATATCTGCACGACAACGGGTTCCATTCTGCAAGCCTTGGATACCAAGGGAGACATCTACGAAACGACACAAGCCCTGCTGGTGCAACAAGAATCCATTGCCAAAACATTCGCCACAATGGTGCACAAACTCATCGATACTACGTCGCAACAAGAGCAGATTATTCGAGAGCACGAAGACCGAAGACGTACCTTGGAAGAGCACGTCCAACGCACGGCGGAAGGCTTGCGGTACCGCAGTACGCAAGTCAAGACCCTGGAGGATCGCATTGAagagcaacaggaagaacTCGTCAAGCTATACAAAGAAAATCGTCGCAATGCGTCTCGTGCGGCGGCAAAGACCAgtggtagtagtagcagcaacagcagtagtagcagtaCCAACAGCAGTGTCATCACGAAAGCTACGATACCGAACGTCAAGCCGGACGCATCCAAACTCGTCAAGACCGCCAAGAATGACGAGCCGGTACCCACCTCCGTGGTAGCTACCGGCATGGCAGCGAAGGTTGTGTTGGCGAAAGTTGCGACTCCTCCTATTCCTGCCGCAGCAAACGTGACCACCAAAAATCTGAGAGCCGATTTGAGCAAAAAGAATAGCGAGCTCGAGGTCATGAAGTCTAAACTCAACGACAGCCAATTTCTCTTACAGGCCTACAAGGAACGATGCGAAAAACTCGAAGCCACCAGCAAGACCGGTAAAACACGGGCCCCGAGATCAACCTTGCCTTCCACACTCATGGAGAAGACGGTTTCGgttgaaaagaaagcttcTGACGGCCCCACCCACAAGACAGCGAGTCCGAGAACCTCAAAGCCCGTATCAGCCAAGGATTCCAAAACGTCGCCGTTGGCACGTCTGGCTGGGGGGTTTCGATCGACACGATCGAAGAAATCTGAGTCGGGAACGGTTCGGAACAGAACTCACACCTCTGTCAGATCCTCACCGCTGGATACAAGCTTATCCTCGACAGAAGAGGAAGGAGAATACGATTTGGACGAAGGGGACGCTGGCTTTGACAATGATTCCGTAAATTTGTCCCTGTATTGTGTCTGA
- a CDS encoding predicted protein, which translates to MPEIEEIDDVPELEVQEEDDDVPDLETQGMDPAMLAQAQAMMQQEEFKQQNRNEKKSRKAMQKLGMRAIPGVLRVTVKKSKNVLFVIHKPDVFKSPNADTYVVFGEAKSEDAGAASQAAAAKQFQQQQAASAVTSMSQAPEPEEEGEADETGLEAKDIELVMAQINCTRATAVKALKENDCDLVNAIMSLTK; encoded by the exons ATGCCCGAG ATTGAAGAAATCGACGATGTCCCCGAGCTCGAAGTtcaggaagaagatgacgatgtTCCTGATTTGGAAACCCAGGGCATGGACCCCGCTATGCTCGCTCAGGCGCAGGCCATGATGCAGCAGGAAGAGTTCAAGCAGCAGAACcgcaacgaaaagaagtcgCGCAAAGCCATGCAAAAGCTGGGCATGCGGGCCATTCCGGGCGTCCTCCGTGTGACGGTCAAGAAGTCCAAGAACGTTTTGTTCGTGATTCACAAGCCAGACGTCTTCAAGTCGCCCAACGCCGACACGTACGTTGTCTTTGGCGAAGCCAAGTCGGAAGACGCCGGTGCCGCCTCGCAGGCGGCTGCTGCTAAGCAAttccagcaacagcaggcCGCGTCGGCTGTTACCAGTATGTCCCAGGCACCGGAACCCGAAGAAGAAGGGGAAGCAGATGAAACAGGACTGGAAGCGAAAGATATCGAACTTGTCATGGCCCAAATCAATTGTACACGAGCCACTGCCGTCAAGGCGCTCAAGGAGAATGATTGCGATTTGGTCAATGCGATTATGAGTTTAACCAAATAG
- a CDS encoding predicted protein: protein MTALVYMNSSLEPTLGRSNAIVNIPSTLETIGGKGASFLRGAGNFAGSNQAALKKAAWARRLPPSVWTRKADPHPTADATAIQEFVRQNLTAAEMDRARKLCGQFLYSSLTRATQVGDLGSQTFVATGDIPYMWTRDSAVQMGLYVPRIQHQPWLNLIIQGAIRRQAFHIIQDPYGNAYTRSWQNPRSLPLKDRVIGRGGWVATRNYEVDSGAYFITQLWDYYVSDVYRPEILLAEPIVFDAVQTLVDTYIIEQHHERDSSYRYLELPRDGKGKETAYTGMTWSGFRPSDEACDLHYHVPSNIYAAAALERAIVLNQQIWRDATLHNKMQKLLLEIEEGIQKHGTIQMDSGETVYAYEVDGLGNSLEDFDDANVPSLLSIPVLGWSKFDPQVYENTRQRLLNPKLNKHYYANHAFRGMGSSHTPHQYVWPMSFAMEALTLSGTPQQRAHAVAFQLRQSLQAACQDAAHESVDSNSGCTDSGSGMTRNWFEWSNALFVVLTEMALGEQCDATGRDGYRNSVVYTKGSQETMNFYQNRYQSDPAVPGNYQVREIYS from the coding sequence ATGACGGCCCTTGTTTATATGAATTCGTCACTCGAGCCCACATTAGGAAGGTCcaacgccattgtcaatATTCCAAGCACTCTCGAAACCATCGGAGGAAAAGGAGCTTCCTTCTTGCGCGGAGCAGGAAATTTCGCCGGCTCGAACCAGGCTGCATTGAAGAAAGCTGCCTGGGCTCGCCGCCTACCACCATCGGTATGGACCCGAAAAGCCGATCCGCACCCCACGGCGGACGCCACCGCGATACAAGAATTTGTCCGCCAGAATCTCACCGCGGCCGAAATGGACCGCGCTCGCAAACTGTGCGGCCAATTCCTCTACTCTAGTTTGACGCGGGCTACCCAGGTGGGTGACCTGGGCTCACAAACCTTTGTCGCCACCGGCGACATTCCCTACATGTGGACGCGCGATTCGGCCGTACAAATGGGGCTCTACGTGCCGCGTATCCAACACCAACCCTGGTTAAACCTGATAATACAAGGTGCCATTCGTCGACAAGCCTTTCATATCATTCAGGATCCCTACGGCAACGCCTATACACGGTCGTGGCAGAATCCCCGTTCCCTGCCGCTCAAAGATCGTGTCATTGGACGGGGAGGCTGGGTGGCAACACGCAATTACGAAGTCGACTCGGGGGCTTATTTTATCACACAGCTTTGGGATTACTACGTCTCGGACGTGTACCGTCCGGAAATTTTGCTGGCGGAGCCCATTGTTTTTGACGCCGTTCAGACTTTGGTAGACACCTACATTATTGAACAGCACCACGAAAGGGATTCTTCGTATCGCTATTTGGAATTACCCCGGGATGGCAAAGGCAAGGAGACGGCTTACACGGGCATGACATGGTCAGGATTTCGGCCCTCGGATGAGGCCTGTGATCTACATTATCATGTGCCGTCCAATATCTACGCGGCTGCTGCCTTGGAACGGGCGATTGTCCTGAACCAACAAATCTGGAGAGATGCAACCTTGCAcaacaaaatgcaaaaaCTGCTGctagaaattgaagaaggtATCCAGAAACATGGAACCATTCAAATGGACTCTGGAGAAACTGTTTATGCCTACGAAGTGGATGGTCTTGGTAACTCgttggaagattttgacgacGCCAACGTGCCATCTCTCTTATCTATACCGGTCTTGGGGTGGTCCAAGTTTGATCCACAAGTGTACGAAAACACTCGTCAACGACTGTTGAATCCCAAACTCAACAAGCACTATTACGCCAACCACGCCTTTCGCGGCATGGGAAGTTCCCATACGCCCCATCAGTATGTCTGGCCCATGAGTTTTGCTATGGAAGCTTTGACGTTATCCGGTACTCCCCAGCAGCGTGCCCATGCCGTGGCATTTCAACTACGACAATCCTTACAAGCCGCCTGTCAGGATGCGGCGCACGAAAGCGTTGATAGTAATAGCGGTTGCACGGACAGTGGCTCGGGAATGACGCGCAATTGGTTTGAATGGTCTAATGCCTTGTTTGTGGTGTTGACGGAAATGGCGTTGGGAGAACAGTGTGATGCAACGGGACGGGACGGATACCGAAACTCGGTAGTGTACACCAAAGGATCTCAGGAGACGATGAATTTTTACCAAAATCGATATCAGAGTGACCCAGCGGTTCCCGGAAACTATCAGGTGCGAGAGATTTATTCTTAA
- a CDS encoding predicted protein: VGPVPSALVAYTHYVGLLLCTACIVQERALVSTTMSTSDESTLRTTNLVYWLSALVVIASGGVRVGAYGKGWEFYSHEPWFWVKLALVGVWTASSCFPTIQHILREQSKNPATGQYYPMSEALVSRMQSLYVAELTALLFIPVAATLMARGVG; encoded by the coding sequence GTGGGTCCCGTCCCCAGCGCCCTGGTGGCGTACACGCACTACGTCGGTCTCCTCCTCTGCACCGCCTGTATCGTACAGGAACGCGCCTTGGTGTCGACCACCATGTCGACGAGTGACGAATCGACCCTGCGCACGACTAACCTTGTCTACTGGTTGAGTGCGTTGGTGGTGATTGCGTCCGGTGGCGTCCGTGTCGGTGCGTACGGCAAGGGGTGGGAGTTTTACAGCCACGAACCGTGGTTCTGGGTCAAACTGGCTCTGGTTGGGGTATGGACGGCATCGTCCTGCTTTCCGACTATCCAACACATTCTGCGCGAGCAAAGCAAAAACCCCGCCACGGGACAGTACTACCCCATGTCGGAGGCTTTGGTGTCCCGGATGCAGAGCCTGTACGTGGCGGAACTTACGGCGCTTTTGTTTATTCCCGTGGCCGCTACGCTCATGGCCCGTGGGGTTGGT
- a CDS encoding predicted protein, whose amino-acid sequence NTQVVLDNPTCFLNPFQFEITFECLQELEDDLEWKVLYVGSAHDSHQDQVLDEILVGPVPVGRNKFVLQADAPDSQTLPKDELLGVTVVLVTCRYKDREFVRVGYYVNNEYTKPGYDPDADGPVSWPFALEHVTRHILADKPRVTKFAIPWDSS is encoded by the exons aACACGCAGGTCGTTTTGGACAATCCGACGTGTTTCTTGAATCCATTCCAATTCGAAATTACCTTCGAGTGCTTACAAGAACTGGAAGATG ATTTGGAATGGAAAGTGCTCTACGTGGGGAGCGCACACGATTCGCATCAGGATCAGGTCCTGGACGAGATACTGGTGGGTCCGGTACCGGTCGGTCGGAATAAATTCGTCCTGCAGGCCGACGCACCCGATAGTCAAACCCTGCCCAAAGACGAACTGCTCGGCGTCACGGTCGTTCTCGTCACCTGCCGGTACAAGGACCGGGAGTTCGTACGGGTAGGCTACTACGTGAACAACGAATACACCAAACCGGGATACGATCCGGACGCGGACGGCCCCGTCTCCTGGCCCTTCGCCTTGGAGCACGTCACGCGACACATTCTAGCCGACAAACCGAGGGTCACCAAATTCGCCATTCCATGGGACAGCAGTGA
- a CDS encoding predicted protein produces the protein MAFRSALIFLLASSHASAVQAAHGGLKGTKVADQQAHGTQGRRLFRKAEKPVPKMVELPPMEERMDYNDQNFNIVMATDGGDFCFDFDKWCTGIALATMASRSAMSGQTGLNSSDFVNTFALCEVGRLTAQTTGSILVAEGSFDVTRVGQDVNGAGSVQEIDLAVNIQSASVALTSSNNQIEGEIMAEVDGFAYTDTSALCEKLAEEGSGGMMSEFLCAAGTSNSTIFGNSTATIFTNSSAASEAGTVGVIATHVHVKGEDIQEFSASVAGGVASFAFAEASSVAEAVVAAYLDAVADSYTEICQDFIMSTCVDECDLLAGMGLQMDCVGACSGDLCDEDFAVNGLNATSFADSFASSYTESFSRVAYQFVVDAVFQRVEGDNNDVMSFTLGTNSSGPNTLVERTSISQTCISGVVPQ, from the coding sequence ATGGCATTTCGAAGTGCGCTCATCTTCTTGCTGGCCTCGAGCCATGCGTCTGCTGTTCAGGCTGCGCACGGAGGATTGAAAGGGACAAAGGTCGCTGACCAACAAGCTCACGGTACGCAAGGTAGGAGGTTGTTtcgcaaagccgaaaagCCCGTCCCCAAGATGGTTGAGCTCCCCCCGATGGAGGAACGAATGGACTACAATGACCAAAACTTCAATATCGTCATGGCAACCGACGGTGGCGACTTTTGCTTCGACTTTGATAAATGGTGTACGGGCATTGCTTTGGCGACGATGGCATCACGAAGCGCAATGAGTGGCCAAACTGGCTTAAATTCGAGTGACTTTGTCAACACATTCGCCCTATGTGAAGTGGGACGGCTGACGGCACAGACGACTGGCTCGATTCTCGTGGCTGAAGGGAGCTTCGACGTAACACGCGTTGGGCAAGACGTGAATGGAGCAGGATCGGTGCAGGAGATTGACCTTGCCGTCAACATTCAGTCCGCCAGTGTCGCCCTTACGAGCTCAAACAATCAAATTGAAGGAGAAATTATGGCTGAGGTTGACGGATTTGCGTATACAGATACAAGTGCTCTTTGCGAGAAACTAGCAGAAGAAGGAAGTGGCGGCATGATGTCTGAATTTCTATGCGCTGCTGGAACATCAAACTCTACCATCTTTGGTAACTCCACGGCCACCATCTTTACTAATTCGTCTGCTGCGTCCGAGGCTGGAACCGTCGGCGTTATTGCGACGCATGTGCACGTAAAAGGCGAGGACATTCAGGAGTTTTCGGCTTCGGTTGCCGGTGGCGTTGCCAGCTTTGCCTTTGCCGAGGCCTCTTCCGTAGCCGAGGCTGTGGTAGCTGCATACCTGGATGCAGTGGCCGACAGTTACACCGAAATTTGTCAAGATTTTATCATGTCTACCTGCGTCGATGAATGCGACCTTCTAGCCGGTATGGGACTGCAAATGGATTGCGTGGGAGCTTGCAGTGGCGATCTGTgcgacgaagactttgcaGTGAATGGGCTCAACGCAACATCGTTTGCCGACTCGTTTGCGTCGTCCTACACAGAATCGTTCAGTCGAGTTGCCTACCAGTTTGTGGTGGATGCCGTTTTCCAGCGAGTAGAGGGAGACAACAACGACGTTATGTCCTTCACCTTGGGTACGAATAGCTCAGGGCCCAACACCTTGGTTGAAAGAACCAGCATATCGCAGACTTGCATTAGTGGTGTGGTACCTCAGTAA
- a CDS encoding predicted protein gives MESAGPTEQYFAVVFQTQSVQIDYDLSSRRLAKQIFQAFQSSGEHSGGNLWSETSEQQENLRAVQSLQTQFLSSNNDSIGEVRKNTAARSLTSTLTTLNENRAVLQSGRQIANWLCHMADERNKGEWHRAAQTVANTIDESSLETSETVYQTLRSLLLVQDEQHGELDFAMSDARFAAQMWVRKYEVETGQSLFEDEEKFIKYREYTEALHGVTAAIQKAPPLATQLLIADMYNYVGLSNAKANLLGYKNWAEQILEHRIVTVEELEGLHETIRERLQPFLKSASGQANNSSGQALDDLLTPTGNTPLVSGLSPQQMDDLSRLRIERHVTLEGALFVASRMSQDVFGVSLIPASPEESPEQNLDWLEIVPKFMEHWLMEPSTLLALVHASELGRDLESNVEESIEAAYRHRSRQKVMELAQLTFYGQLELTLFSKFDLKGEESMLDLQHRLAQEFVPHDLPGRKDITALRDIFQDNANGRPLANYRYLYSEIVSAQVFEQWKESYEVDVERLPQLRQSLRRSFLERGAAVKVDDIDPTYQIQNVSPHALFQRYRL, from the exons ATGGAATCGGCTGGTCCTACCGAGCAATACTTTGCCGTCGTCTTTCAAACACAGTCAGTGCAGATCGATTACGACTTATCTTCGAGACGTCTGGCGAAGCAAATCTTTCAGGCCTTCCAATCCTCTGGCGAACACTCTGGAGGAAATTTATGGTCCGAAACCTCCGAGCAACAGGAAAATCTCAGAG CCGTACAAAGCTTGCAGACTCAATTTCTGTCAAGCAACAACGATTCGATTGGCGAAGTCCGAAAGAACACTGCGGCTCGGTCTCTAACGTCTACACTGACAACGCTTAACGAAAATCGGGCGGTCTTGCAGAGTGGACGTCAAATTGCCAATTGGCTGTGTCATATGGCGGATGAACGAAACAAGGGCGAGTGGCACCGCGCGGCACAGACTGTGGCCAATACCATTGACGAAAGTTCTTTGGAAACGTCAGAAACGGTCTACCAGACTCTACGTTCGCTATTGCTTGTACAAGACGAACAACATGGCGAGTTGGATTTCGCCATGTCGGACGCCCGGTTTGCTGCGCAAATGTGGGTTCGAAAGTACGAAGTCGAAACGGGGCAAAGCTTGTTTGAGGACGAGGAGAAATTTATAAAATATCGGGAATACACAGAAGCTCTTCATGGTGTTACCGCCGCCATTCAGAAGGCTCCACCGCTCGCTACACAGCTTTTGATTGCGGATATGTATAATTATGTCGGTTTGTCCAACGCGAAAGCAAATTTGTTGGGGTACAAAAACTGGGCCGAGCAAATATTGGAGCATCGGATCGTCACggtggaagaattggagGGCTTGCACGAAACGATCCGAGAACGGTTGCAACCCTTTTTGAAGAGTGCTAGTGGACAGGCGAATAATTCATCAGGGCAAGCCTTGGACGATCTCTTGACCCCGACAGGAAACACGCCTCTTGTAAGCGGGCTAAGTCCGCAACAAATGGACGACCTTTCTCGATTGCGCATTGAGCGTCACGTGACGCTGGAGGGCGCCTTGTTCGTAGCGAGCCGCATGTCGCAAGATGTCTTTGGGGTCTCGCTCATCCCAGCCAGCCCGGAAGAAA GTCCGGAGCAAAATCTCGACTGGCTCGAGATTGTGCCAAAATTCATGGAACATTGGCTGATGGAACCATCCACATTGCTTGCTTTGGTACACGCGTCGGAGCTAGGTCGTGATTTGGAATCCAATGTTGAGGAGTCCATTGAAGCGGCCTATCGTCACCGCTCTCGCCAGAAGGTGATGGAATTAGCTCAACTTACCTTCTACGGACAGCTGGAATTGACTCTATTTTCCAAGTTTGATTTGAAAGGTGAAGAATCGATGTTGGACCTTCAGCACCGGCTTGCACAGGAATTTGTACCACACGATCTGCCCGGTCGCAAAGACATCACCGCGCTCAGGGACATATTCCAAGACAATGCCAATGGGCGTCCATTAGCCAACTATCGTTATTTGTACTCTGAGATTGTCAGCGCTCAAGTTTTTGAGCAATGGAAAGAATCATATGAAGTCGATGTGGAACGTCTTCCGCAACTTcggcaaagtcttcgtcggtcTTTTTTGGAACGAGGTGCCGCTGTCAAGGTGGACGATATCGACCCAACGTATCAGATTCAAAACGTCTCACCGCATGCGCTATTTCAACGGTATCGGCTTTAG
- a CDS encoding predicted protein: MGYDLLVFLAASVVVTPLAKSLNVTPILGYLLAGAILGPNGLDLFANSKADIELGDVGILFLLFSEGLEVTQPRLKKLTNYLPLGIAQISLVTAVITGVFMSDLPEWTATVFAIDPTLLGIPPTEAVVLALIGCLSTSAFIFPVLKERSWEDEESGEAATSILLLQDLLVAPLLVLLPYLAGDTATDYLAIGFLTAKATLGFGAVLYVGSLVLQNVFRVVSTAQSSETFVALCLLVSAGMGAIAKYFGLTDTAGAFAAGVLLANTNYRAQIQADILPFKGILLGIFFMGAGSNFDVELVVREWPTIAIGCVTLLALKAFTLGAATRVPHWMEPNRLPTADAIRVSLLLAGGGEFAFVVLALAESLDIIPASLSAIVTAIVLITMGLTPLLGDLAVILSEPLLPYKEEEKLMALNGSNGAVVPEREIPHVAKEAVVICGYGEVGQNTVRVLGKQKEKAGMIKSSYLKDEVPSVVAFDVDPSLSDTALRPSRNTAVLFGNAANPEVIRSSGISQPSAIYVTYEDFGRVQSATARLRAAFATVPIFARAATRAEVSALEEAGATQVVVESDELPRSAFALLEGVWQGNLPGKIFNSPEHFRAEAAEAAGISTGEVEDLLEMYQAMDQDKTGTVCPTEIEALLERSGTWIASDDEIRQLDSWIESTLAGKDPVDALEWCRLYGRAPDFVKRAFGGDLARKRKQREEA, encoded by the coding sequence ATGGGATACGATTTGCTCGTCTTTCTCGCAGcctccgtcgtcgtcacccCCCTCGCCAAATCTTTGAACGTCACACCTATTTTGGGATACCTGTTGGCGGGGGCAATCCTGGGACCCAACGGACTAGACCTCTTTGCCAATTCCAAAGCCGACATTGAACTCGGGGACGTCGGCATTTTGTTTTTACTTTTCAGCGAAGGCCTCGAAGTCACGCAACCGCGCCTGAAAAAACTCACCAATTACCTCCCACTCGGAATTGCGCAAATCTCACTCGTCACGGCCGTCATTACCGGCGTCTTCATGTCCGATTTACCCGAATGGACGGCGACCGTCTTTGCAATCGATCCCACGCTACTCGGGATTCCCCCGACCGAAGCCGTCGTACTGGCACTCATTGGTTGCTTGTCCACATCGGCTTTCATTTTCCCCGTCCTGAAGGAACGCTCctgggaagacgaagaatCCGGCGAAGCCGCCACGTCAATTTTGCTGCTGCAAGACCTTTTGGTCGCACCACTCTTGGTCCTTTTGCCATACTTGGCCGGCGATACCGCCACCGATTACCTCGCCATTGGATTTCTCACGGCCAAGGCAACGCTGGGCTTTGGTGCCGTACTTTACGTGGGTAGTTTAGTCCTACAGAATGTCTTTCGTGTGGTCTCCACCGCACAATCCAGTGAAACCTTTGTCGCGCTCTGTTTACTGGTTAGTGCCGGTATGGGTGCCATTGCCAAATACTTTGGTCTGACCGACACCGCCGGGGCTTTTGCCGCCGGTGTTTTGCTCGCCAACACCAATTACCGCGCCCAAATTCAGGCGGACATTCTGCCCTTCAAGGGTATCTTATTGGGAATTTTCTTCATGGGCGCGGGTTCCAATTTTGACGTCGAATTGGTCGTTCGCGAGTGGCCCACTATTGCGATTGGTTGTGTCACTCTGTTGGCGCTCAAGGCGTTTACCTTGGGTGCCGCCACACGAGTTCCGCACTGGATGGAACCCAACCGGCTACCCACCGCGGATGCCATCCGGGTGAGTCTCTTGCTGGCCGGCGGTGGCGAATTCGCCTTTGTCGTGCTGGCTCTGGCAGAATCACTCGATATCATCCCGGCCAGTTTATCCGCCATTGTTACGGCAATTGTGTTAATTACTATGGGATTGACTCCTTTGCTCGGAGATCTGGCGGTAATATTGTCCGAGCCGCTGCTACCGTacaaggaagaagagaagTTAATGGCCCTTAACGGGAGTAACGGTGCGGTTGTCCCGGAACGCGAAATTCCACACGTGGCGAAGGAGGCGGTGGTGATTTGTGGCTATGGCGAAGTCGGACAGAATACCGTCCGCGTGCTGggcaaacaaaaggaaaaggccgGCATGATCAAATCCAGCTACCTGAAAGATGAAGTTCCCAGCGTCGTGGCCTTTGACGTCGATCCTTCCCTATCGGATACTGCGCTACGACCGTCCCGCAATACCGCCGTCTTATTCGGTAACGCCGCCAACCCCGAAGTAATCCGTTCCAGCGGCATTTCTCAGCCTTCCGCCATCTACGTCACGTACGAAGACTTTGGTCGTGTCCAATCCGCCACAGCGCGTTTGCGGGCCGCCTTTGCCACCGTCCCCATTTTTGCCCGCGCCGCTACCCGGGCCGAAGTAAGTGCCTTGGAAGAGGCCGGGGCAACACAAGTCGTGGTAGAGTCCGATGAATTGCCCCGATCCGCCTTTGCTCTGCTGGAAGGTGTATGGCAGGGCAACTTGCCCGGCAAGATTTTCAATTCTCCGGAACATTTTCGGGCAGAAGCCGCAGAAGCGGCTGGTATCTCCACCGGTGAAGTCGAGGACCTGCTGGAAATGTACCAAGCCATGGATCAGGATAAGACCGGAACTGTCTGTCCAACCGAGATTGAAGCATTGTTGGAACGTTCCGGAACTTGGATTGcctcggacgacgaaattcGACAGCTGGATTCTTGGATTGAAAGTACCTTGGCCGGAAAGGATCCAGTGGATGCTCTGGAATGGTGTCGACTGTACGGACGCGCCCCCGATTTTGTAAAACGAGCATTCGGTGGTGATCTAGCCCGCAAGCGGAAACAAAGAGAAGAAGCATAG